A single Spirochaetae bacterium HGW-Spirochaetae-1 DNA region contains:
- a CDS encoding YgiQ family radical SAM protein, with protein MFIPTTKEEVSALGWARLDVILITGDTYIDHPFMGIAVIGRVLMDRGYRVGIIAQPDISGSADIARLGEPILFWGVTSGSVDSMVSNYNADRSRRKHDDLTPGGENDRRPDRALIAYTGLIRRYFKNTVPIVLGGIEASLRRIAHYDYWQDQVRRSVLLDAKADILVYGMAENSIVELADALKNNEDFSSMDGICYIAGSPGQDCIELPSYEEVSRDDISFEKMFHLFYRNSDPVSGRCLVQKHGNRYLVQNRPAKPLSVDDLDRVNELPYERDAHPYYGKQGEVRALDTIRFSITSHRGCFGGCNFCSIAVHQGRTIVSRSEDSILREAGEMVRHPRFRGIINDLGGATANMYGMDCAVMKRGGFCTGRRCLDEERCSRLDIGHARQLELLRKIRTIKGIKKVFIASGIRYDLIVDDTRFGREYLAEIVRYHLSGQMRIAPEHVEDSVLHLMGKPSVRRLKAFIAMFREAVQDMEKKPVLTHYLMAAHPGCSVDDMVKMNRILSGELKDIPGQVQIFTPTPSTYSTLMYYTGRDPFDGNELFVERDMGKKVKQKNTVKPRRL; from the coding sequence ATGTTCATACCAACGACAAAAGAAGAGGTTAGTGCCCTTGGTTGGGCACGCCTCGATGTCATTCTCATAACCGGCGATACCTACATTGACCATCCATTCATGGGTATTGCGGTAATCGGCCGTGTCCTCATGGACCGGGGATACCGCGTGGGAATCATTGCCCAGCCAGACATCTCCGGCAGCGCCGATATTGCACGTCTCGGTGAACCGATTCTGTTCTGGGGAGTCACCTCCGGTTCGGTGGATTCCATGGTATCGAACTATAATGCCGACAGAAGCAGGCGTAAGCATGATGATCTTACGCCGGGAGGGGAGAATGACCGCCGTCCCGATCGCGCCCTTATTGCCTATACGGGGCTTATACGTCGTTATTTTAAGAATACGGTTCCCATTGTCCTGGGAGGCATCGAGGCAAGTCTCAGACGTATCGCCCACTACGATTACTGGCAGGATCAGGTCAGGCGCTCCGTACTTTTGGACGCCAAGGCCGATATCCTGGTCTACGGGATGGCCGAAAACAGCATAGTGGAGCTTGCCGACGCTTTAAAGAACAATGAAGATTTTTCGTCCATGGACGGTATCTGCTACATAGCAGGAAGTCCAGGGCAGGATTGTATCGAACTTCCTTCTTATGAGGAGGTATCCCGCGATGATATTTCTTTCGAGAAAATGTTTCACCTGTTTTATCGGAACAGCGATCCCGTGTCGGGCCGGTGCCTGGTGCAGAAACACGGAAATCGGTACCTGGTCCAGAACCGGCCGGCAAAACCTCTCTCCGTTGACGACCTTGACAGGGTAAATGAGCTTCCCTATGAGCGAGACGCCCATCCCTATTACGGGAAGCAGGGCGAGGTCCGGGCCCTGGATACTATCAGGTTTTCCATCACCTCACACCGGGGATGCTTTGGAGGATGCAATTTCTGCTCTATCGCCGTACATCAGGGACGGACCATTGTTTCCCGGAGTGAAGATTCCATCCTGCGCGAGGCCGGGGAGATGGTACGGCATCCCCGGTTCAGGGGTATAATAAATGACCTGGGGGGCGCTACGGCCAACATGTACGGCATGGATTGTGCGGTCATGAAGAGGGGGGGATTTTGTACGGGCAGGCGTTGCCTTGATGAAGAACGGTGTTCCAGGCTTGATATCGGTCACGCACGGCAGCTGGAACTGCTGAGAAAAATCAGGACGATAAAGGGGATAAAAAAAGTTTTTATCGCCTCGGGTATCCGTTATGACCTTATTGTCGATGATACACGTTTCGGCAGGGAATATCTTGCCGAGATAGTACGGTACCATCTGTCGGGGCAGATGAGGATAGCCCCGGAACATGTGGAGGACAGCGTGCTGCATCTCATGGGAAAACCCTCGGTGCGAAGGCTCAAGGCCTTCATTGCCATGTTCAGGGAGGCTGTGCAGGATATGGAGAAAAAACCGGTCCTGACTCATTACCTTATGGCCGCCCATCCGGGGTGCTCCGTCGATGACATGGTAAAAATGAACAGAATACTGTCGGGGGAATTAAAGGATATTCCGGGCCAGGTCCAGATTTTCACGCCTACCCCCTCGACATATTCAACACTCATGTATTATACCGGCAGAGATCCCTTCGACGGCAATGAACTGTTCGTGGAAAGAGACATGGGAAAAAAAGTAAAACAGAAAAATACGGTTAAACCCCGTCGCTTATAG
- a CDS encoding potassium channel protein, translating into MRKLRIALTLLGATIAIGTMGYHVIEGMTVFEAFYMTIITISSVGFQEVRPLTVAGRIITIFVIVTGITIAGYTLGTILRMFIEGELRKTFGRRKVEKKIAELTNHYIICGYGRIGKLIVKELDARNMDHIVIENDAQSIEELEVDGYLYLPMDATADETLVKAGIQRAKAIVTAVKSDSDNVFITLTARGLNPNIFILARSSEEKNEMKLRRAGASRVVSPYLIGGKRMAQVLIKPTVVDFIDIAIMESHLGLQMEEAVVRPGSHLVGKNLVQSNLRKDYGVIIVLIKKHSGEMIFNPLPVEVLEENDVIVMMGKTEDMVRMTEVI; encoded by the coding sequence TTGAGAAAACTCAGAATTGCTCTAACACTTCTTGGTGCCACCATAGCCATTGGCACTATGGGCTATCATGTAATTGAAGGCATGACCGTTTTTGAGGCCTTTTATATGACCATCATAACTATCAGTTCCGTCGGCTTCCAGGAGGTGAGACCTCTGACAGTGGCGGGTCGGATTATCACGATATTTGTCATTGTCACGGGCATAACCATCGCCGGATATACTCTTGGGACCATTCTCCGGATGTTTATTGAAGGAGAATTGCGGAAAACTTTCGGGAGAAGAAAAGTGGAAAAGAAAATTGCTGAATTGACCAACCATTATATAATCTGCGGGTATGGCAGAATAGGAAAGCTCATTGTGAAAGAGCTCGATGCCCGGAACATGGATCATATCGTCATTGAAAACGACGCCCAGAGTATTGAGGAACTTGAAGTCGACGGGTATCTCTATCTTCCCATGGATGCCACGGCTGATGAGACCCTTGTCAAGGCGGGCATACAGCGTGCAAAGGCCATAGTGACGGCGGTAAAATCCGATTCCGATAATGTATTTATAACGCTCACCGCCAGGGGGCTAAATCCTAACATTTTCATACTTGCCCGTTCTTCTGAGGAAAAAAATGAGATGAAACTCAGGCGGGCCGGAGCCAGCCGTGTTGTTTCACCATACCTTATAGGCGGGAAAAGAATGGCCCAGGTTCTCATCAAACCCACGGTGGTGGATTTTATTGATATCGCCATCATGGAAAGCCATCTGGGTCTGCAGATGGAGGAGGCCGTTGTCAGGCCGGGGTCTCACCTGGTGGGGAAAAACCTGGTACAGTCCAATCTCAGGAAGGATTACGGCGTGATCATAGTACTCATAAAAAAACACAGCGGTGAGATGATTTTCAATCCACTACCCGTCGAAGTACTGGAAGAGAATGATGTTATAGTGATGATGGGGAAAACGGAAGACATGGTACGAATGACCGAGGTAATATGA